The Micromonospora sp. NBC_00421 genome contains a region encoding:
- a CDS encoding glycosyltransferase, translated as MRVLILTLGTRGDVQPFLPLARELHGRGHEAVVAAPQRFAALAAAHTVPFVALDDGPMRVLDAGSAVGDVADGGLRAKAALMRRLPEMFGRVLDDCWQAASGGADLIVHNGQVIAGQHVAEKLGVPAVLALPLPMYVPTREFPWPGQEFPDLLPRALNRATYAGMRAPALVFGRTVDRWRDTLGLPRRRDRHDPTRRPDGSPAPVLHAISPAVLPRPADWPATAQVTGYWFAEPTDPATGGLSAHARSLLDGPVPPVFVGFGSMAGRSPAATTRIVLDALDIAGLPGIVAGGWGGLQPFTSDRHAFVTGEVNHEAAFARCAVIVHHGGAGTTAAVARAGRPQVICPFVADQPFWGRRMQRLGVASAPISQKRLDARSLAVAIRHAAQDGGLAGTARRLGERIRAEDGVTVAVDALEQVAAAGR; from the coding sequence GTGCGGGTTCTCATTCTGACTCTCGGCACGCGTGGCGACGTGCAGCCGTTCCTGCCGCTGGCCCGGGAACTGCACGGTCGTGGTCACGAGGCGGTGGTCGCCGCGCCGCAGCGGTTCGCCGCGCTGGCCGCCGCGCACACGGTGCCGTTCGTCGCCCTCGACGATGGGCCGATGCGCGTGCTGGACGCCGGCTCCGCGGTCGGTGATGTGGCCGATGGCGGTCTCCGAGCGAAGGCGGCGTTGATGCGCCGCCTTCCGGAGATGTTCGGTCGGGTGCTCGACGACTGCTGGCAGGCCGCATCGGGCGGCGCGGACCTGATCGTGCACAACGGGCAGGTGATCGCCGGTCAACACGTGGCCGAGAAGCTCGGCGTACCGGCAGTTCTGGCGTTGCCGCTGCCGATGTACGTGCCGACCCGCGAGTTCCCGTGGCCGGGGCAGGAGTTTCCGGACCTGCTGCCGCGAGCACTGAACCGGGCCACGTACGCCGGGATGCGCGCGCCGGCACTGGTGTTCGGCCGCACCGTCGACCGGTGGCGCGACACGCTCGGATTACCCCGTCGGCGAGACCGGCACGATCCCACGCGCCGCCCGGACGGTAGTCCCGCGCCGGTGCTGCACGCGATCAGCCCAGCGGTCCTGCCCCGCCCAGCCGACTGGCCGGCCACCGCCCAGGTCACCGGCTACTGGTTCGCCGAGCCCACCGACCCGGCCACCGGAGGTCTCAGCGCGCACGCGCGGTCGCTGTTGGACGGGCCGGTACCGCCGGTCTTCGTCGGGTTCGGCAGCATGGCCGGCCGGTCCCCGGCCGCGACCACCCGCATCGTCCTGGATGCACTCGACATTGCCGGGCTGCCCGGCATCGTGGCCGGCGGCTGGGGCGGCCTGCAACCGTTCACCTCCGACCGACACGCCTTCGTGACAGGAGAGGTCAACCACGAAGCGGCGTTCGCACGCTGCGCGGTGATCGTGCACCACGGCGGCGCCGGGACCACCGCAGCCGTCGCCCGTGCCGGCCGCCCGCAGGTGATCTGCCCGTTCGTCGCCGACCAACCGTTCTGGGGCCGCCGGATGCAACGACTCGGCGTCGCGTCCGCACCAATCAGCCAGAAACGCCTGGACGCGCGCTCTCTCGCCGTCGCGATCCGGCACGCAGCACAGGATGGGGGCCTGGCCGGGACAGCACGGCGGCTCGGCGAGCGGATCCGCGCGGAGGACGGCGTCACCGTCGCCGTTGATGCCCTGGAGCAGGTCGCTGCCGCAGGCCGGTGA
- a CDS encoding 5'-3' exonuclease gives MADQPPILLIDAPSLYFRAYFGVPESAARTEDGQPVNAVRGFLDMLAQLVRTRRPDRMVCALDHDWRPAWRVELLPSYKAHRVAPEGGEEVPDTLSPQVPVILDVLAAIGITAVGATGYEADDVLGTLSVTQPGPVEVVSGDRDLFQLVDDARRVRLLYIGRGVAKLDDCDDAAVRARYGVPADRYADFAALRGDPSDGLPGVPGVGEKTAARLIDRYGGLPGILSALDDPGSGFAPGLRAKLDGARDYLAVAPKVVRVATDVPLPTLSTAMPTAPTDPDRLLELAQRWNLAGSCRRLVDALAHHP, from the coding sequence GTGGCAGACCAACCCCCGATTTTGCTGATCGACGCCCCCAGCCTCTACTTCCGGGCCTACTTCGGCGTGCCCGAGTCGGCCGCACGGACCGAGGACGGCCAGCCGGTCAACGCCGTACGCGGCTTCCTCGACATGCTCGCCCAGCTCGTCCGCACCCGCCGGCCCGACCGGATGGTCTGCGCACTCGACCACGACTGGAGGCCCGCCTGGCGGGTGGAGCTGCTGCCGTCGTACAAGGCGCACCGGGTCGCCCCGGAGGGCGGCGAGGAGGTGCCGGACACCCTCTCCCCCCAGGTGCCGGTGATCCTCGACGTGTTGGCCGCGATCGGCATCACCGCGGTCGGGGCGACCGGCTACGAGGCCGACGACGTGCTGGGCACCCTGTCGGTCACCCAACCCGGCCCGGTGGAGGTGGTCTCCGGCGACCGGGACCTGTTCCAGCTCGTCGACGACGCCCGGAGGGTCCGGTTGCTCTACATCGGTCGCGGAGTGGCCAAGCTCGACGACTGCGACGACGCGGCGGTCCGGGCCCGCTACGGCGTCCCCGCCGACCGCTACGCCGACTTCGCCGCGCTGCGCGGCGACCCGAGCGACGGGCTGCCCGGTGTGCCCGGGGTCGGCGAGAAGACGGCCGCCCGGCTGATCGACCGCTACGGTGGCCTGCCCGGCATCCTCAGCGCGCTCGACGACCCCGGTTCCGGGTTCGCGCCGGGGCTGCGGGCCAAGCTCGACGGTGCCCGGGACTACCTGGCGGTGGCCCCGAAGGTGGTCCGGGTCGCCACCGACGTGCCGCTGCCGACGCTGTCCACCGCGATGCCGACCGCGCCCACCGACCCCGACCGGCTGCTGGAGCTGGCGCAACGATGGAACCTGGCCGGCTCGTGCCGACGGCTGGTCGACGCCCTCGCCCACCACCCCTGA
- a CDS encoding DUF4037 domain-containing protein — MEFVPGLVLCRRFHDEAVAPLLVDRLPGLRYSAGLLDGGSELLGLDTERSTDHDWGPRAQVFVADPADVAPVRAVLADLPAWFLGRPTRFLSWPDARVGVPDVDGDRSGVEVVGWRDWLRGRLGFDPTVAVTTDDWLAVPTQRLAELTGGAVFHDGLHGAVGAVRAALAWYPDDVWRHVLAAGWTRVGQAEHLVGRCAEVGDALGSRLVAARVARDLLRLGLLLHRRWPPYDKWLGSVFAALPDAAPVVAALADALGPGDWPERQAGLVRALETVADWTNATGLAAPVESTVRPFHGRPFLVLDAPRLATALSNSIVDPFLRDRPLVGAVDQYVDSVEVLTHPDRVRRVSAVVAG, encoded by the coding sequence ATGGAGTTCGTGCCCGGCCTGGTCCTGTGCCGCCGCTTCCACGACGAGGCCGTCGCGCCGCTGCTGGTGGACCGCCTGCCCGGCCTGCGGTACTCCGCCGGCCTGCTCGACGGCGGTTCGGAGCTGCTGGGCCTGGACACCGAACGTTCCACCGACCACGACTGGGGGCCGCGGGCCCAGGTCTTCGTGGCCGACCCCGCCGACGTGGCACCGGTGCGGGCGGTGTTGGCCGACCTGCCGGCCTGGTTCCTGGGCCGGCCGACCCGGTTCCTCAGCTGGCCGGACGCCCGGGTGGGGGTGCCCGACGTCGACGGTGACCGCAGCGGGGTGGAGGTGGTCGGGTGGCGGGACTGGCTGCGGGGGCGGCTCGGTTTCGACCCCACCGTCGCCGTCACCACCGACGACTGGCTCGCCGTGCCGACCCAGCGGCTGGCCGAGCTGACCGGTGGCGCCGTCTTCCACGACGGTCTGCACGGCGCGGTCGGCGCGGTCCGTGCCGCCCTGGCGTGGTATCCGGACGACGTGTGGCGGCACGTGCTGGCCGCCGGGTGGACCCGGGTGGGGCAGGCCGAGCATCTCGTCGGACGGTGTGCGGAGGTGGGTGACGCGTTGGGCAGCCGGTTGGTGGCCGCCCGGGTGGCCCGGGACCTGCTGCGCCTCGGTCTGCTGCTGCACCGGCGCTGGCCGCCGTACGACAAGTGGCTCGGCAGTGTGTTCGCCGCCCTGCCGGACGCCGCGCCGGTGGTGGCGGCGTTGGCGGACGCGCTCGGGCCGGGTGACTGGCCCGAACGGCAGGCGGGTCTGGTACGGGCGCTGGAGACGGTCGCCGACTGGACCAACGCCACCGGGCTGGCCGCGCCGGTCGAGTCCACGGTCCGGCCCTTCCACGGGCGGCCCTTCCTGGTGCTCGACGCGCCCCGCCTCGCCACCGCGCTGAGCAACTCGATCGTCGACCCGTTCCTGCGGGACCGTCCCCTGGTCGGCGCGGTGGACCAGTACGTCGACAGCGTGGAGGTGCTGACGCACCCCGACCGGGTACGCCGGGTCTCGGCGGTCGTCGCCGGCTGA
- a CDS encoding glycoside hydrolase family 5 protein: MHRRTVLTSAGVALAALATGWAALTVPTASAETGPPATTRPATSTRSDGPQATADGPEPTADATGRPATAPAGSPVAVNGRLRVCGVNLCNQTGAPVQLRGMSSHGLQFFPNCLNPDSLAALRTDWRADFVRVAMYVQEGGFETDPVGFTRKVDEAVETASALGLYVVVDFHILTPGDPRLNLDRAKSFFAEVAARHAARTNVLWEIANEPNGVGWAGIKSYAEQVIPVIRAADPDSVVLVGTRGFSSLGVSEGADETEVIDDPVDAANIMYTFHFYAASHRDLQRATVARAARSLPLFVSEFGTQTFTGDGPNDLDSATAWLDLLKSLKISYAMWSYSDGPESNSVFRQGTCAGTDYTGTAVLTESGAYIRSRILG, encoded by the coding sequence ATGCACCGACGCACCGTACTGACCTCGGCGGGGGTCGCCCTCGCCGCGCTCGCCACCGGGTGGGCGGCCCTGACCGTCCCCACCGCGAGCGCCGAGACCGGGCCGCCGGCCACCACGCGCCCGGCGACGTCGACACGCAGCGACGGGCCGCAGGCCACCGCCGACGGGCCGGAGCCGACCGCCGACGCCACCGGCCGACCGGCCACCGCGCCCGCCGGTTCCCCGGTGGCCGTCAACGGCCGGCTGCGGGTCTGCGGGGTGAACCTGTGCAACCAGACCGGGGCACCTGTCCAACTGCGCGGGATGAGCAGCCACGGCCTCCAGTTCTTTCCGAACTGCCTCAACCCGGACTCGCTGGCAGCGCTGCGCACCGACTGGCGGGCCGACTTCGTCCGGGTCGCCATGTACGTGCAGGAGGGCGGGTTCGAGACCGACCCGGTCGGCTTCACCCGCAAGGTCGACGAGGCCGTGGAGACCGCCAGTGCGCTCGGCCTGTACGTGGTGGTCGACTTCCACATCCTGACCCCGGGCGACCCCCGCCTCAACCTGGACCGGGCGAAGTCCTTCTTCGCCGAGGTCGCCGCCCGGCACGCCGCGCGGACCAACGTCCTCTGGGAGATCGCCAACGAACCCAACGGGGTCGGCTGGGCCGGCATCAAGAGCTACGCCGAGCAGGTCATCCCGGTGATCCGGGCCGCCGATCCGGACAGCGTGGTGCTGGTCGGCACCCGGGGCTTCTCCTCGCTCGGTGTCTCCGAGGGCGCCGACGAGACCGAGGTGATCGACGACCCGGTCGACGCCGCGAACATCATGTACACGTTCCACTTCTACGCCGCGTCCCACCGGGACCTGCAACGGGCCACGGTGGCGCGCGCCGCGCGGAGCCTGCCGCTGTTCGTCAGCGAGTTCGGCACCCAGACCTTCACCGGCGACGGCCCGAACGACCTGGACAGCGCCACCGCCTGGCTGGACCTGCTCAAGAGCCTCAAGATCAGCTACGCGATGTGGAGCTACTCCGACGGCCCGGAGAGCAACTCGGTGTTCCGGCAGGGCACCTGCGCCGGCACCGACTACACAGGCACCGCCGTGCTCACCGAGTCGGGGGCGTACATCAGGTCCCGGATCCTGGGCTGA